In a genomic window of Bacteroidia bacterium:
- a CDS encoding lipoprotein signal peptidase encodes MKYLKPLLLVLLVLIADQVLKVWVKTHMYEGQDIVIFKDWFILHFIENNGIAFGMEWGGRTGKLFLTLFRIAAVSVIGYFIIRLIKKESAMGLVLSVALIFAGALGNIIDSVFYGPIFGYENFFYGKVVDMLYFPVYHDFLPEWIPFVGGDYFIFFRPVFNIADTAITTGVFAILLFYRKLFSEL; translated from the coding sequence TTGAAATATCTGAAGCCGCTGCTGCTTGTTCTTCTTGTGCTTATTGCAGACCAGGTGTTAAAGGTCTGGGTAAAAACGCACATGTATGAGGGGCAGGACATTGTTATATTTAAAGATTGGTTCATCCTGCATTTTATTGAAAATAACGGGATAGCCTTTGGAATGGAATGGGGTGGGCGCACTGGAAAACTGTTTCTTACGCTTTTCCGTATTGCCGCTGTTTCCGTTATCGGTTATTTTATTATCAGACTAATTAAAAAGGAAAGTGCAATGGGGCTGGTACTGAGCGTGGCGCTGATTTTTGCCGGTGCGCTCGGAAATATCATTGACAGCGTATTTTATGGGCCTATTTTCGGATACGAGAATTTCTTTTACGGGAAAGTTGTAGATATGCTGTATTTCCCGGTTTACCATGACTTTTTACCGGAGTGGATTCCTTTTGTGGGTGGCGATTATTTTATCTTTTTTCGGCCGGTATTTAATATTGCGGATACGGCTATTACTACGGGGGTGTTTGCGATTCTATTGTTTTATCGTAAGCTTTTCTCTGAGTTATAG
- a CDS encoding TraR/DksA C4-type zinc finger protein — MSEQNKASDAGKEKTRYSDQELQEFKGLINKKLDKARNELNYLQDSIKNSNESNNEDAGVQNMMEEGTSTFEKEQQSQLAERQRKFIKNLEDALMRIENKTYGICQVTGKLISKERLRAVPHTTMSMEAKMSQKK; from the coding sequence ATGTCAGAACAGAATAAAGCATCAGACGCGGGAAAAGAGAAAACCCGCTATAGTGATCAGGAACTCCAGGAATTTAAGGGATTGATAAATAAAAAGCTTGATAAGGCCCGGAACGAGTTAAACTATCTCCAGGATTCTATTAAGAACTCAAACGAGAGCAACAATGAAGATGCGGGTGTGCAGAATATGATGGAGGAAGGCACTTCCACTTTTGAGAAAGAGCAGCAGAGCCAACTGGCAGAACGCCAGCGCAAATTCATAAAGAATCTGGAAGATGCACTCATGCGCATCGAGAATAAAACCTATGGCATTTGCCAGGTTACCGGAAAACTTATCAGTAAGGAAAGGCTGCGTGCGGTTCCCCACACCACCATGAGCATGGAAGCCAAAATGAGCCAAAAGAAATAA